The Verrucomicrobium spinosum DSM 4136 = JCM 18804 genome includes a region encoding these proteins:
- a CDS encoding DNA-binding domain-containing protein, with the protein MPRPPFDPSPPSALCPARIDSVASWRQLQLVMSEALFRPLTRHDGMQPRWTDGRPACEVVDQFIIPNDRMSAFERLEVYNRQYWYRLLDCLYDDYPGLRVLLGERRFHRLCREYLAACPSGSWTLRNLGRRFAEYLEAHPLKGRGVQARALDLARTEWAQTLAFDEGELPPVRGDDLLGADAATLRFRLQPHLVLLELGHAVDRYMDLVRMQDAGLRGAASHAVADRAGRPVVTGRRPALRREHVWLAVHRYENTIYFKRLDLEAFRLLAALRDGRTLSEALELALADADPHLDWGGRIRGMFETWAALGWLCHHPGTDVPSS; encoded by the coding sequence ATGCCGAGACCACCGTTTGATCCGAGCCCCCCGTCCGCCCTGTGCCCGGCCCGGATCGACTCCGTGGCGTCCTGGAGGCAGTTGCAGTTGGTGATGAGTGAGGCCCTGTTTCGCCCGCTCACGCGCCATGACGGCATGCAGCCACGCTGGACGGATGGGAGGCCCGCATGCGAAGTGGTGGACCAGTTCATCATTCCCAACGATCGAATGAGCGCCTTCGAGAGGCTGGAGGTGTACAACCGCCAGTATTGGTACCGTCTTTTGGACTGTTTGTACGATGACTATCCCGGGTTGCGGGTTCTCCTGGGCGAGAGGCGTTTTCACAGGCTGTGTCGTGAGTATCTGGCTGCCTGCCCCAGTGGCTCCTGGACGCTAAGGAATCTTGGCCGCCGGTTTGCGGAGTACCTTGAAGCTCACCCGCTGAAAGGGCGGGGCGTGCAGGCCAGGGCTTTGGATCTGGCCCGCACTGAGTGGGCTCAGACCTTGGCATTTGATGAGGGCGAACTTCCTCCCGTTCGAGGGGATGACCTCCTCGGTGCGGATGCTGCGACACTCCGCTTCAGGCTCCAGCCACACCTTGTGCTGCTGGAGTTGGGGCATGCGGTGGACCGGTACATGGACCTGGTTCGCATGCAGGATGCGGGATTGCGCGGAGCGGCGAGTCATGCCGTCGCGGATCGTGCTGGGAGGCCCGTCGTCACTGGTCGGCGGCCCGCTTTGCGAAGAGAGCATGTGTGGCTGGCAGTTCACCGGTACGAGAACACGATCTATTTCAAGCGCCTGGATCTGGAAGCCTTCCGGCTGCTTGCAGCGCTCCGCGATGGGCGGACGCTGTCCGAGGCGCTCGAACTGGCTCTGGCGGATGCGGACCCGCATCTGGATTGGGGCGGACGGATCCGGGGGATGTTCGAGACCTGGGCCGCCTTGGGCTGGCTGTGTCACCATCCAGGGACTGATGTTCCGTCTTCGTAG
- a CDS encoding DUF3379 family protein encodes MTPEEARLNLDATTLRPHDTAEEARALAAVDSELGKWAEGRRHFDEQVASAMSALPVPDDLRAKLLALEHQEAPKAPPARRRLDVWLTTIAAMAVVAVGTVVLWNDLGGSRSMPDWQKQSFALVRQIDSGAMRLDHFSSNLDEIRSMLTKNERPVPTSLPRGVEAMRSLGCKTVHLGPREMTVVCFEIIPGKEAHLVVVDNSRGDLPGAPPLRRPEFMQKDGWNVARWSDGGQCYFIATRAPRNALEKLFALLLM; translated from the coding sequence ATGACCCCTGAAGAAGCCAGGTTGAACCTCGATGCCACGACGCTGCGTCCGCATGACACCGCGGAGGAGGCCCGCGCCTTGGCCGCGGTGGATTCCGAGCTGGGGAAGTGGGCGGAGGGGCGGCGACATTTCGACGAACAGGTCGCCTCTGCCATGTCCGCTCTGCCCGTGCCAGATGATCTGCGTGCAAAGCTGCTGGCGCTTGAGCACCAGGAGGCACCCAAGGCCCCCCCGGCACGCCGACGCTTGGATGTCTGGTTGACCACCATCGCCGCCATGGCCGTGGTGGCGGTGGGCACGGTGGTTTTGTGGAATGACCTCGGTGGCAGCCGTTCCATGCCCGACTGGCAGAAGCAGTCATTCGCCCTCGTGCGGCAGATCGACTCTGGTGCGATGCGGCTGGATCATTTTTCCAGCAACCTCGATGAAATTCGGAGCATGCTGACGAAGAACGAGCGTCCGGTGCCGACCAGTCTTCCCAGGGGTGTGGAGGCCATGCGCAGCCTGGGGTGCAAAACGGTCCATCTGGGGCCGCGGGAAATGACCGTGGTGTGCTTTGAAATCATCCCCGGCAAGGAGGCCCACCTGGTGGTGGTGGACAATTCCCGCGGCGATCTGCCTGGAGCGCCCCCGCTGCGGCGTCCGGAGTTCATGCAGAAGGATGGCTGGAACGTGGCGCGCTGGAGTGACGGTGGGCAGTGTTATTTCATCGCAACCAGGGCGCCGCGCAATGCGCTGGAGAAGCTGTTCGCCCTGCTTTTGATGTGA
- a CDS encoding DoxX family protein, giving the protein MKFRETWAYLQSELDRVAAFLTDPFLCAIRLYWGWQFFLTGKGKLSNLEATSEFFASLGLPAATAQATLAGATECFGGLLLLVGLASRLVSVPLIATMVVAYLAAHREVVVGIWQDSDAFVSAPPFLFLLASIIVFVFGPGRWSVDGLLQSRRRKVVA; this is encoded by the coding sequence ATGAAATTCCGCGAAACTTGGGCTTATCTACAGTCAGAGCTGGATCGGGTTGCCGCCTTTCTGACGGATCCCTTTTTATGCGCCATCCGTCTCTACTGGGGCTGGCAGTTTTTCCTCACTGGGAAGGGTAAGCTGTCCAACCTGGAGGCGACGTCGGAGTTCTTTGCCTCCTTGGGATTGCCGGCAGCCACGGCCCAGGCCACGTTGGCTGGGGCTACGGAGTGTTTCGGCGGCTTGTTGCTGTTGGTGGGGCTCGCTTCGCGGTTGGTGTCAGTGCCTCTGATAGCGACGATGGTTGTAGCCTACCTTGCGGCGCACCGCGAGGTCGTGGTGGGCATCTGGCAGGACAGTGATGCCTTCGTGTCGGCACCGCCATTTTTGTTTCTCCTTGCTAGTATCATCGTCTTCGTCTTCGGGCCCGGCCGCTGGTCTGTGGACGGGCTGTTGCAATCCCGCCGGCGGAAAGTGGTGGCATGA
- a CDS encoding RNA polymerase sigma factor, which produces MMMSAKLADWSHGGDLVMWREDREPEILIDRAGCHALAVAVGEVTPSFEQIVDAHYAPLHRFALSMCHQHATALDLVQHTFLQWARKGDALRDRSKIKTWLFTTLYREWLGVARKAQRHEAVEFDPELHGEVLEDASDPPVVDSVALQSALEQLDATYRAPVVLFYLKELSYKEIADILDVPIGTVMSRLSRGKSALRRILQRYNDVPREGRAA; this is translated from the coding sequence ATGATGATGAGTGCAAAGCTGGCAGACTGGAGCCATGGGGGGGATCTTGTGATGTGGAGGGAGGATCGAGAACCGGAGATCCTGATTGACCGGGCAGGCTGCCACGCCTTAGCTGTGGCGGTGGGGGAGGTGACGCCAAGTTTTGAGCAAATCGTGGATGCGCACTATGCGCCGCTCCATCGTTTTGCATTGAGCATGTGCCATCAGCATGCCACGGCGCTGGACCTCGTGCAGCACACCTTCCTGCAATGGGCCCGCAAAGGGGATGCCTTGCGGGACAGATCCAAGATCAAGACATGGCTCTTCACCACGCTGTATCGGGAGTGGCTGGGCGTGGCCCGCAAAGCTCAGCGTCATGAAGCGGTGGAGTTTGACCCCGAACTTCACGGTGAGGTCCTGGAGGACGCCAGTGATCCTCCGGTGGTGGACAGTGTGGCGCTGCAGAGCGCCCTGGAACAACTGGATGCCACCTACCGGGCCCCAGTGGTGCTGTTCTACTTGAAGGAGCTTTCCTACAAGGAGATAGCAGATATTCTGGACGTTCCCATAGGCACCGTCATGTCGCGACTTTCCCGGGGCAAGTCCGCGCTCCGCAGGATCCTCCAACGCTACAACGACGTACCCCGTGAAGGGAGGGCTGCGTGA
- a CDS encoding DUF692 domain-containing protein, translated as MPANPFNGHTDYGIGIGLRVPHYRHILEQKPVVDWFEIISENFMVDGGRPLEVLDQLLEQYRVVQHGVSMYLGNADPLDRDHLTRLKRLVKRTNTPWLSDHLCWGSVNGRCSHDLLPMPYTLAVARHTAEKIRQASDFLEVPICVENVSSYAEFRQNEMTEWEFLTEVVEGADCGMLLDVNNIYVSSQNHGFDPMDYLRGVPLHRVGQIHIAGHSKYENLILDTHDQPVPDPVWALYAAAIQSCGNTATLLEWDDRIPSFEEVHQEALKANQFLHDHAETTV; from the coding sequence ATGCCTGCGAACCCTTTTAACGGACACACCGACTACGGTATCGGCATTGGTCTGCGAGTCCCGCACTACCGGCACATTCTGGAGCAGAAGCCAGTGGTGGACTGGTTTGAGATCATATCCGAAAACTTCATGGTGGACGGGGGGCGACCTCTGGAGGTGCTGGACCAGTTATTGGAGCAGTACCGGGTCGTGCAGCACGGTGTTTCCATGTACCTGGGGAACGCGGACCCGTTGGATCGTGATCACCTCACCCGGCTCAAGCGTCTGGTGAAACGCACGAACACCCCCTGGCTTTCTGACCACCTTTGCTGGGGAAGTGTGAACGGGCGCTGTTCCCATGACCTCCTGCCCATGCCTTACACGCTGGCGGTCGCCCGCCATACCGCAGAGAAGATACGGCAGGCCAGCGATTTCCTGGAGGTGCCCATCTGTGTGGAGAATGTGAGCAGCTACGCTGAATTCCGCCAGAATGAGATGACGGAATGGGAGTTCCTGACGGAGGTGGTGGAGGGTGCCGACTGCGGCATGTTGCTGGACGTAAACAACATCTATGTGTCGTCCCAGAACCACGGGTTCGATCCCATGGATTATCTGCGGGGGGTGCCGTTGCATCGCGTGGGCCAGATCCACATTGCCGGGCACTCAAAGTACGAGAACCTCATCCTGGATACCCATGACCAGCCGGTGCCTGACCCGGTGTGGGCACTCTATGCGGCGGCCATCCAGAGCTGTGGCAACACTGCGACGCTTCTAGAGTGGGATGACCGCATCCCGAGTTTTGAAGAGGTTCACCAAGAGGCGCTCAAGGCCAATCAATTCCTCCACGATCATGCCGAGACCACCGTTTGA